A genome region from Thermogemmatispora onikobensis includes the following:
- a CDS encoding rhomboid family intramembrane serine protease — MIPFQDFPGPRRHVPWMTWGLILVNLLVFLYELSLGDRADELIFAYGVVPAALLHGVPQTALVRAHLAFQTPEPVYFTLITSQFLHAGWLHIGGNMLFLYVFGDNVEDRLGHFPYLCFYLLCGIVAGLAQAVAFPDSTVPSIGASGAIAGVLAAYLVLFPVAGVRTVIFIFFFFTIVTLPAIVLIGLWFLLQLFDGVASLAQVQQGMGGVAYLAHVGGFLTGLIITLILRPWLKPPATISYPSYPYHPYSRENDYRRWW, encoded by the coding sequence GTGATACCATTTCAGGACTTCCCAGGGCCACGCCGACATGTGCCCTGGATGACGTGGGGCCTGATCCTGGTCAATCTACTGGTTTTCCTTTACGAGCTTTCCCTTGGGGATCGCGCAGATGAGCTGATTTTCGCCTACGGAGTCGTGCCCGCCGCCCTCTTACATGGTGTTCCTCAGACGGCCCTGGTGCGGGCTCACCTTGCTTTCCAGACCCCTGAGCCGGTCTACTTTACCTTGATTACTTCTCAGTTTCTGCACGCCGGTTGGCTGCACATCGGCGGCAACATGCTCTTTCTCTACGTCTTCGGCGATAATGTGGAAGACCGTCTGGGACACTTCCCTTATCTCTGCTTCTATCTGTTGTGTGGCATCGTAGCCGGCCTTGCCCAGGCCGTGGCTTTTCCTGACTCCACGGTTCCCAGCATTGGGGCCAGCGGCGCGATCGCCGGCGTGTTGGCAGCCTACCTGGTGCTTTTCCCCGTGGCCGGCGTGCGTACCGTCATCTTCATCTTCTTTTTCTTCACCATTGTGACACTGCCAGCGATTGTGCTCATCGGCCTCTGGTTCCTGCTGCAGCTCTTCGATGGCGTGGCCTCCCTGGCCCAGGTGCAACAGGGGATGGGTGGCGTCGCTTATCTGGCCCACGTTGGCGGCTTCCTGACTGGCCTGATCATTACGCTGATCCTGCGCCCCTGGCTCAAGCCCCCCGCCACTATCAGCTACCCCTCCTATCCCTACCACCCCTACTCGCGCGAGAACGATTATCGCCGCTGGTGGTAG
- a CDS encoding GAF domain-containing protein: MIFQERYGKGRHLQTWQELLSQLIEDIQLERRLAQEMGVQPITLRRWARGVVQPREDNIRRLLKAVPREIHPELMRLLAKDFPKLLEQPAESSVPTALPAPPIEVYVRALSMYTTTPPALYPEALYDLLLQQMLRQLDPEQHGLAVTVARCMPPPAPGQKVRSLREIVGRGNPPWPRDLSQQTIFLGAESLAGAAVTHCRLVTIPSRDEEYSLFPAHWVEHEQSAVACPILWQTRVAGCLIVSSALPHAFTQAQQSLIERYAQLMSLSFRPEAFYSHSDIELRLMPLYIEQLPYLRNFRRYVSRKVEEANVAGRSLSLSEAQEAAWREIEEQLLELPLRQAKEDGERR, translated from the coding sequence ATGATATTTCAGGAACGCTATGGGAAGGGAAGACACTTGCAAACCTGGCAGGAACTGCTGAGTCAGCTTATTGAGGACATTCAGCTGGAGAGGCGACTTGCGCAGGAGATGGGGGTACAGCCAATTACGCTCAGGCGTTGGGCCCGGGGGGTGGTGCAACCGCGGGAGGATAACATCCGGCGTTTGCTGAAGGCGGTCCCGCGTGAGATCCATCCTGAGCTGATGCGTCTGCTGGCCAAAGACTTCCCGAAGCTGCTGGAGCAACCTGCGGAAAGCTCAGTCCCGACAGCGCTGCCAGCGCCACCCATCGAGGTTTACGTGCGTGCCCTCAGCATGTATACGACGACGCCCCCTGCTCTCTATCCAGAAGCGCTCTATGATCTTCTGTTACAGCAGATGCTCAGACAGCTTGATCCAGAGCAACATGGCCTGGCTGTGACAGTCGCGCGCTGCATGCCGCCGCCGGCCCCGGGGCAGAAAGTGCGCAGCCTGCGCGAGATTGTTGGACGCGGCAATCCTCCCTGGCCGCGCGATCTCAGCCAGCAGACGATTTTCCTGGGAGCGGAGTCGCTGGCCGGAGCTGCTGTGACCCATTGCCGTCTGGTGACGATCCCTAGCCGCGACGAAGAGTATAGTCTCTTCCCGGCTCACTGGGTCGAGCATGAGCAGAGCGCGGTGGCCTGCCCTATTCTCTGGCAGACGCGCGTTGCCGGCTGTCTCATTGTCTCCAGCGCTTTACCTCATGCTTTTACTCAGGCCCAGCAGTCCTTGATTGAGCGCTATGCCCAGCTGATGTCTCTCTCCTTTCGCCCCGAGGCTTTCTACAGCCATAGCGATATCGAGCTGCGCCTGATGCCTCTCTACATTGAGCAATTGCCATATCTTCGCAACTTCAGGAGATATGTCAGTCGCAAGGTGGAGGAGGCCAATGTAGCGGGCCGCTCGTTATCGCTGTCTGAAGCCCAAGAAGCGGCCTGGCGGGAGATAGAGGAGCAGCTTCTGGAGCTGCCTTTGCGCCAGGCAAAAGAGGATGGGGAACGGCGCTGA
- a CDS encoding M20/M25/M40 family metallo-hydrolase, whose protein sequence is MSADRLYASLLDLVALPSTSGHEEHVRQYLETTLQAQGLTTSVDGAGNLIALLPGQGRPVLLNAHMDRVPPGRGQRPVLRNGVLYSDGSSNLGADDAAGLAIILETLRRLQEGSLPHPPIVVLFTVQEESGLQGARAFDPTPWQVSDGIVFDNAFEAGVVVSRGAHYEAFDVEIIGRTGHPGKDLRQTVNALEIFRQATYPHGSLANDQTRILIGRIEGGSARNAVPARVLLQGELRSFEGGEQIERYRERLRTAFAEAAHQAGGQAEVRFVPHCGSYLVDEQEPLLSLYRQVLADRGEQLQLRPTFIGSDASALRPRVRVFTISTGVVNEHSPAEYVPLAPLEQLVKDTLEVLRRWSVAG, encoded by the coding sequence ATGAGCGCAGACCGCCTTTACGCCAGCCTGCTCGATCTGGTAGCCTTGCCCTCCACATCAGGGCATGAGGAGCACGTTCGCCAGTACCTTGAGACTACTCTGCAGGCCCAGGGGTTAACGACCAGCGTTGATGGCGCCGGGAACCTGATCGCTCTGCTTCCCGGCCAGGGGCGCCCCGTGCTCTTGAATGCTCACATGGACCGCGTTCCGCCGGGGCGGGGACAGCGTCCCGTGTTGCGGAATGGCGTCCTCTACAGCGATGGCAGCTCCAACCTCGGAGCTGACGACGCCGCCGGCCTGGCCATCATCCTGGAAACGCTCAGGCGTCTCCAGGAAGGCTCACTGCCCCACCCGCCCATCGTCGTGCTCTTCACCGTTCAAGAGGAGAGCGGCCTGCAGGGCGCTCGCGCTTTCGATCCAACTCCCTGGCAGGTAAGCGATGGCATCGTCTTCGATAACGCTTTTGAGGCAGGCGTAGTTGTCTCGCGCGGCGCCCACTATGAAGCCTTCGATGTCGAGATCATTGGCCGCACTGGCCACCCCGGCAAAGATCTACGCCAGACCGTGAACGCCCTGGAGATTTTCCGCCAGGCAACCTACCCTCACGGTTCGCTGGCCAATGATCAAACGCGGATTTTGATCGGACGTATCGAGGGTGGTAGCGCTCGCAATGCCGTCCCTGCTCGCGTGCTGCTCCAGGGAGAGCTGCGTAGCTTCGAGGGAGGCGAGCAGATAGAGCGCTACCGTGAACGCTTGCGCACGGCCTTTGCAGAGGCTGCCCATCAGGCCGGAGGGCAGGCTGAGGTACGCTTTGTCCCTCACTGCGGTTCCTACCTTGTTGATGAACAGGAGCCGCTACTGTCCCTCTACCGTCAGGTGCTGGCCGATCGTGGCGAGCAGCTCCAGCTGCGCCCCACCTTCATCGGTAGCGACGCAAGCGCCCTCCGTCCGCGCGTACGTGTCTTTACCATCTCCACCGGCGTGGTGAATGAGCATTCTCCCGCAGAATACGTGCCGCTCGCCCCACTGGAGCAACTGGTAAAAGACACCCTGGAGGTGCTGCGCCGTTGGTCGGTTGCAGGCTAA
- a CDS encoding LuxR C-terminal-related transcriptional regulator, with translation METIRVLIVEEQPLLRIGIHATLERMGDCEIIGETTDPAEILTIAGDGQLDVALIDTGLTCADPLEIARQVRRVAPQVAMIMLTPAENEEDLFQSIKVGAAAYYTRDIGLEELREAVRKVSRGEYLMNDDVLARPQIASRVLASFRALNEEEEEVDNAQKEPSPLSSREIEILDHIARGRSNKEIAKVLKISDQTVKNHITSILKKLAVNDRTAAVVYALKHGWITIEKEQ, from the coding sequence ATGGAGACAATACGTGTCCTGATTGTTGAAGAGCAGCCGTTGTTGCGCATTGGTATTCATGCTACGCTGGAACGCATGGGCGACTGTGAGATCATCGGCGAGACCACCGATCCTGCCGAGATTCTAACAATCGCTGGCGATGGCCAACTTGATGTCGCCTTGATTGACACTGGTCTGACCTGCGCCGACCCTCTGGAGATCGCTCGTCAGGTGCGGCGGGTCGCGCCGCAGGTCGCCATGATTATGCTAACGCCTGCCGAGAACGAAGAAGATCTCTTCCAGTCGATTAAGGTAGGCGCCGCGGCCTACTATACACGCGACATCGGCCTGGAAGAACTGAGGGAGGCGGTGCGCAAGGTCAGTCGCGGCGAGTATCTGATGAACGATGATGTGCTCGCCAGACCGCAGATTGCCTCGCGTGTCCTGGCCTCGTTTCGGGCGCTCAACGAGGAAGAGGAAGAGGTCGACAACGCTCAGAAGGAACCGTCACCGCTTTCCAGCCGCGAGATCGAAATTCTTGATCATATTGCCCGCGGGCGCAGCAACAAGGAGATCGCCAAAGTGCTCAAAATCAGCGATCAGACTGTCAAGAATCATATTACTTCAATCCTGAAGAAGCTGGCTGTGAATGATCGCACTGCGGCGGTTGTCTATGCGCTCAAGCATGGCTGGATTACTATCGAGAAAGAGCAGTGA
- a CDS encoding mannosyltransferase family protein: METATTAIRSPWLTAIQQALPIYTATHLLYLLLSYVAFLFPGDTSSTSGPVLRAMINSWRHWDTGHFIAIALHGYSDWWRTAFFPLYPLLIRLLNYLADNPVLAALVVSNLAGFGVLVVLYRLISEDFGEELASRTVLYYATFPMAFFLAAAYSESLFMLLSLLCFFALRRGQWWQAALWGALASLTRVTAIPLLIPFVYEYLRQHDFRLRKFRLDVLSILGIPSGLALFASYCYLRFHDPLAFSHAEAVWQRSLQPPWLAFSATIAALVQDSSHLDFITIHRVIDLTLLTAVLALVILLLVGPWRLRGPLAATYTLYTVGAFIFFLLVPAVGRYPTLSMPRYALVLFPAFLILARLGRSESFRLHYLLISGGLLTFSALQFLIGQWAG; the protein is encoded by the coding sequence GTGGAGACAGCGACTACGGCTATCCGCTCCCCCTGGCTCACGGCCATCCAGCAGGCCCTACCGATCTATACTGCTACCCACCTGCTCTATCTGCTCCTGAGCTACGTCGCTTTCCTCTTTCCCGGCGACACCAGCAGCACTAGCGGCCCCGTCCTACGAGCCATGATCAACAGCTGGAGGCACTGGGACACTGGCCATTTTATTGCCATCGCCCTGCATGGCTATAGTGATTGGTGGCGTACGGCCTTCTTCCCCCTCTATCCCCTCCTCATTCGCCTGCTCAATTATCTGGCTGATAACCCTGTACTGGCGGCTCTGGTCGTCTCAAACCTGGCTGGCTTCGGCGTTCTGGTGGTGTTATACCGCCTGATCTCCGAGGACTTCGGCGAGGAACTCGCCAGCCGCACTGTGCTCTACTATGCAACGTTTCCTATGGCTTTTTTCCTGGCTGCAGCCTATAGCGAATCACTCTTTATGCTTCTTTCTCTTCTCTGTTTCTTTGCCCTACGGCGCGGACAGTGGTGGCAGGCTGCGCTCTGGGGTGCCCTCGCCAGCCTGACGCGAGTCACAGCTATTCCGCTTCTTATCCCTTTTGTCTATGAGTACCTGCGTCAGCATGATTTTCGCCTGCGCAAATTCCGCCTTGATGTGCTGAGCATCCTTGGCATCCCCAGCGGCCTTGCGCTGTTTGCCAGCTACTGCTACCTGCGTTTTCACGATCCGCTGGCTTTTTCTCACGCGGAAGCGGTCTGGCAGCGCAGTCTTCAGCCCCCCTGGCTCGCCTTTAGCGCAACCATTGCTGCTCTTGTTCAGGATTCCAGTCACCTCGATTTTATTACTATCCATCGCGTCATCGACCTGACGCTGCTGACCGCAGTGCTGGCTCTGGTCATACTGCTCCTGGTCGGCCCCTGGCGCCTGCGCGGCCCCCTCGCAGCCACCTACACGCTCTACACTGTTGGAGCGTTCATCTTCTTCCTGCTTGTTCCTGCAGTGGGACGCTATCCCACGCTGTCGATGCCGCGCTACGCTTTGGTTCTCTTTCCAGCTTTCCTGATTCTGGCGCGCCTTGGCAGAAGTGAAAGCTTTCGCCTCCATTACTTGCTGATCTCGGGAGGGTTGCTCACCTTCTCCGCACTCCAGTTTCTCATCGGTCAGTGGGCCGGCTAG